The following proteins are co-located in the Diaphorobacter sp. HDW4B genome:
- a CDS encoding heme-binding protein produces MKTSAVLELSDIKKIAAAAEAEALKNNWNVAIAIVDNGGHLLWFQRLDGAAPVSAHIAPSKARTAALGCRESRLYEEMINGGRASFLSAPTIDGLLEGGVPIMKDGLCLGAVGVSGVKSTEDAQIAKAGIAALGL; encoded by the coding sequence ATGAAGACCAGCGCCGTTCTCGAACTCTCCGACATCAAGAAGATTGCCGCCGCCGCCGAGGCCGAAGCCCTCAAGAACAACTGGAACGTGGCAATCGCCATCGTGGACAACGGTGGTCACCTGCTGTGGTTCCAGCGTCTGGATGGCGCTGCGCCCGTGTCGGCCCACATCGCGCCTTCGAAGGCCCGTACTGCCGCTCTGGGCTGCCGCGAAAGCCGCCTGTACGAAGAGATGATCAACGGTGGCCGTGCCTCGTTCCTGAGCGCGCCGACCATCGACGGTCTGCTCGAAGGCGGCGTGCCGATCATGAAGGACGGCCTGTGCCTGGGCGCTGTCGGCGTGAGCGGCGTGAAGTCCACCGAAGACGCTCAGATCGCCAAGGCCGGCATCGCCGCCCTGGGTCTGTAA
- a CDS encoding DMT family transporter, translating into MISRPVAYSCLALSMMLVGSYVALSKPLAATFPIFLLAWLRFGIGVIAMPHWLRKGPDEPAMTRQTRWLLFLQSLFGNFLFTICMISGVSLTSATSAGVIMASIPACVAVMSWLFLREHIATRTWIAVVCAVLGIALFSFAKSAHSEMDGNATGKNHLEWLGYTLLVAASLCEAAYSVIGKKLTGALGPKRITSLINLWGFTLTTPFGLYFAWHFDFAAVPGKIWLLLLFYALAACMWTVWLWMTGLKVVPAAQGGVFTVLLPVSAALFGVLVLGEHFTQLQLIAFGIALASVVLATLPSRNAAAAAQHH; encoded by the coding sequence ATGATCAGCCGCCCCGTTGCCTACTCGTGTCTGGCTTTGAGCATGATGCTCGTCGGAAGTTACGTCGCGCTGTCAAAACCACTGGCGGCCACCTTTCCGATCTTTCTTCTGGCGTGGCTGCGTTTCGGCATCGGCGTGATCGCCATGCCGCATTGGCTGCGCAAAGGGCCTGATGAGCCTGCAATGACCCGGCAGACGCGCTGGCTGCTGTTTCTTCAATCGCTCTTCGGCAATTTCCTGTTCACCATCTGCATGATTTCCGGCGTGAGCCTGACCAGCGCCACTTCGGCGGGCGTGATCATGGCGTCCATCCCCGCCTGCGTGGCCGTAATGAGCTGGCTGTTTCTGCGCGAACACATTGCCACCCGCACCTGGATCGCCGTGGTGTGCGCCGTACTGGGCATTGCGCTGTTTTCCTTCGCCAAGTCTGCACACTCTGAAATGGACGGTAATGCCACGGGCAAAAACCACCTCGAATGGCTGGGCTACACGCTGCTGGTGGCCGCGTCGCTCTGCGAGGCCGCCTATTCGGTGATTGGAAAGAAGCTGACTGGCGCTCTGGGGCCCAAGCGCATCACCTCGCTGATCAACCTATGGGGATTCACGCTGACCACCCCGTTCGGCCTGTACTTCGCGTGGCATTTCGACTTTGCCGCCGTGCCGGGCAAGATCTGGTTGCTGCTGCTGTTCTACGCCCTTGCCGCCTGCATGTGGACGGTCTGGCTGTGGATGACCGGGCTCAAGGTCGTTCCCGCTGCGCAGGGAGGCGTCTTCACCGTGCTGCTGCCGGTAAGCGCTGCACTGTTTGGCGTGCTGGTGCTGGGCGAGCACTTCACCCAGTTGCAGTTGATCGCCTTCGGCATCGCGCTGGCCAGCGTGGTGCTGGCAACGCTGCCCTCGAGAAACGCCGCAGCAGCAGCCCAGCATCACTGA
- a CDS encoding carboxymuconolactone decarboxylase family protein, whose product MTERVNLSKASPQLYKTVAEMDQLAVQAAHDAGWSDGFAHLLKLRASQINQCAFCVRMHARDAAAVGESADRLSVLPAWRESGYFSDKERAALALMEAVTLVSQGQVPDDVYDAASAVLDPAEIASVEWLAIVINAWNRIAISSRYPVRP is encoded by the coding sequence ATGACCGAGCGTGTCAATCTTTCCAAGGCATCGCCGCAGTTGTACAAGACCGTGGCCGAGATGGACCAACTGGCTGTTCAGGCGGCGCATGACGCGGGTTGGAGCGATGGCTTTGCCCATCTGCTCAAGCTGCGGGCTTCGCAAATCAACCAGTGCGCATTCTGTGTTCGCATGCATGCGCGGGATGCGGCGGCGGTCGGCGAGTCGGCAGATCGCCTGAGTGTGTTGCCTGCCTGGCGCGAGTCCGGATATTTCAGCGACAAGGAGCGCGCTGCGCTGGCGCTCATGGAGGCGGTGACGCTGGTGTCGCAAGGGCAGGTGCCGGACGATGTCTACGACGCTGCGAGCGCAGTGCTCGATCCGGCGGAAATCGCTAGCGTCGAATGGCTGGCCATCGTGATCAACGCGTGGAATCGAATCGCCATCTCCAGCCGATATCCGGTCAGGCCCTGA
- the rlmD gene encoding 23S rRNA (uracil(1939)-C(5))-methyltransferase RlmD: MSAPTKNQESVEIDPNMPEARTDLPPGWLEVTSMDMDAQGVARKPDGKVVFIDGALPGEIVTANVHRKKNNWEAASLLEIHHESSQRVRPGCPNFGLHSGACGGCKMQHLHVAAQVAIKQRVLEDNLWHLGKVKAETIYRPIEGPAWGYRYRARMSVRYVPKKDKVLVGFHERKSRYIADMETCKILPPHVDAMLMPMRALISSMQARETCPQIELACGDEVTALVLRHLEPLSDSDIAKLREFAKQYNVQWWLQPKGPDTVHLLDDGGTQLAYALPDFGIHMPFKPTDFTQVNPHINRVLVTRALRLLDAQKTERVIDWFCGLGNFTLPIATQAREVLGIEGAEALVARSRENYAKNNAARAEGLELAPTSFVARNLFEMTPEMLFADGNADKWLVDPPREGAFALAKALADIHQARIGAEGAEPLPESGKNWQPPKRIVYVSCNPATLARDAGLLVNLAGYRCVAAGVVNMFPHTAHVESMAVFELA; encoded by the coding sequence ATGAGTGCCCCCACGAAGAATCAAGAATCGGTCGAAATCGACCCGAATATGCCCGAAGCGCGTACCGATCTGCCGCCCGGCTGGCTCGAAGTCACGTCCATGGACATGGATGCGCAAGGCGTTGCCCGCAAGCCGGATGGCAAGGTGGTTTTCATCGACGGCGCGCTGCCCGGCGAGATTGTCACTGCCAACGTGCATCGCAAGAAGAACAACTGGGAAGCAGCCAGCCTGCTGGAGATTCACCACGAATCCTCACAGCGTGTGCGCCCCGGCTGCCCCAATTTCGGCCTGCATTCGGGTGCCTGCGGCGGCTGCAAGATGCAGCACTTGCATGTGGCCGCGCAGGTGGCGATCAAGCAGCGCGTGCTCGAAGACAACCTCTGGCACCTCGGCAAGGTGAAGGCCGAGACCATCTACCGTCCGATTGAAGGCCCGGCCTGGGGCTACCGCTATCGCGCCCGCATGTCGGTGCGCTACGTGCCCAAGAAGGACAAGGTGCTGGTGGGCTTTCACGAGCGCAAGAGCCGCTACATCGCCGACATGGAAACCTGCAAGATCCTGCCGCCGCATGTGGATGCGATGCTCATGCCCATGCGCGCGCTGATCTCGTCGATGCAGGCGCGCGAGACCTGCCCGCAGATCGAGCTGGCCTGCGGCGACGAGGTGACCGCGCTGGTGCTGCGCCATCTGGAGCCGCTGTCCGACAGCGACATCGCCAAGCTGCGCGAGTTCGCCAAGCAGTACAACGTGCAATGGTGGCTGCAGCCCAAGGGTCCGGACACCGTGCACCTGCTTGACGACGGCGGTACACAACTGGCCTACGCGCTGCCCGACTTCGGCATCCACATGCCGTTCAAGCCGACCGACTTCACGCAGGTGAATCCGCACATCAACCGCGTGCTGGTCACACGCGCGCTGCGCCTGCTGGATGCACAGAAGACCGAGCGCGTGATCGACTGGTTCTGCGGCCTTGGCAACTTCACTCTGCCGATCGCCACGCAGGCCAGGGAAGTGTTGGGCATCGAAGGCGCGGAAGCGCTGGTGGCCCGTTCGCGCGAGAACTACGCCAAGAACAATGCGGCGCGAGCCGAAGGTCTGGAGCTGGCCCCGACCAGTTTCGTCGCCCGCAATCTGTTCGAGATGACGCCCGAGATGCTGTTCGCCGACGGCAATGCCGACAAGTGGCTGGTCGATCCTCCACGCGAAGGCGCGTTCGCGCTGGCCAAGGCGCTGGCTGACATCCATCAGGCCCGCATTGGCGCGGAAGGCGCTGAACCGCTGCCCGAGTCCGGCAAGAACTGGCAACCGCCCAAGCGCATCGTCTACGTGAGTTGCAACCCGGCCACCTTGGCACGCGATGCGGGCTTGTTGGTGAATCTGGCTGGTTACCGCTGTGTGGCGGCGGGCGTGGTCAACATGTTCCCGCACACGGCGCACGTCGAAAGCATGGCGGTGTTCGAGCTGGCTTGA
- a CDS encoding MotA/TolQ/ExbB proton channel family protein — translation MNSQFGIANVWIQGDFVTRFVAVLLLAMSLASWIVIIVKALDIWRFKKDAKVARDFWHSEDFAAGMTKLGTDPSNPFRILALEGREATAHHRNTQAHLHDSLDVSDWVTRCLRNCIDEFTARLQSGLAILASVGSTAPFIGLFGTVWGIYHALVAIGTSGQSTIDKVAGPIGEALIMTALGLAVAIPAVLGYNALVRGNKSILNGLNSFAHDLHAYFVTGARVSSHGETGKVLPIKKG, via the coding sequence ATGAATTCCCAATTTGGCATTGCCAATGTCTGGATACAAGGTGACTTCGTCACCCGGTTCGTCGCTGTTCTGTTGCTGGCCATGTCGCTGGCATCGTGGATCGTCATCATCGTCAAGGCGCTCGACATCTGGCGCTTCAAGAAGGACGCCAAAGTGGCCCGCGACTTCTGGCACAGCGAAGACTTCGCCGCCGGCATGACCAAGCTGGGCACCGATCCGAGCAACCCCTTCCGCATTCTGGCCCTCGAAGGCCGCGAGGCGACGGCTCACCACCGCAATACGCAAGCCCATCTGCACGACTCGCTGGACGTGAGCGACTGGGTCACGCGTTGCCTGCGCAACTGCATCGACGAATTCACCGCCCGCCTGCAATCGGGTCTGGCGATTCTGGCTTCCGTGGGTTCCACCGCTCCGTTCATCGGCCTGTTCGGCACCGTCTGGGGCATCTACCACGCACTGGTGGCGATCGGCACTTCCGGCCAGTCCACCATCGACAAGGTGGCCGGTCCCATCGGCGAGGCGCTGATCATGACGGCTCTGGGTCTGGCCGTGGCCATTCCCGCCGTGCTGGGCTACAACGCCCTGGTGCGCGGCAACAAGTCGATCCTGAACGGCCTCAACAGCTTTGCACACGATCTGCACGCCTACTTCGTGACCGGTGCCCGTGTCTCCTCACACGGCGAAACCGGCAAGGTGCTGCCGATCAAGAAGGGGTAA
- the rraA gene encoding ribonuclease E activity regulator RraA produces MTSTQAQIISTCDLCDAHLRDDTGAFRVLPPVFQDFGGKPAFAGPIATVKCFEDNSGVKAAVETPGNGRVLVVDGGGSVRRALVGGNVAATAAKNGWAGIVVYGAVRDIAELRETPLGIRALALMPLPTEKRGEGQSDVTVLISGVWVRPGEWLYADADGIVIGAKQL; encoded by the coding sequence ATGACATCTACCCAAGCCCAGATCATCAGCACCTGCGACCTCTGCGATGCGCATCTCAGGGACGACACGGGCGCGTTTCGCGTGCTCCCGCCGGTGTTTCAGGACTTTGGCGGCAAGCCTGCCTTTGCCGGACCGATCGCCACGGTGAAGTGCTTCGAGGACAACTCCGGCGTGAAAGCCGCAGTCGAAACGCCTGGCAATGGCCGCGTGCTGGTTGTGGATGGCGGCGGTTCGGTGCGCCGTGCGCTGGTCGGCGGCAATGTGGCGGCGACGGCGGCCAAGAACGGCTGGGCGGGCATCGTGGTCTACGGTGCGGTGCGCGACATTGCCGAACTGCGTGAGACGCCGCTGGGCATTCGCGCACTGGCGCTCATGCCGCTGCCGACGGAAAAACGCGGCGAAGGTCAGTCGGATGTGACCGTGCTGATCTCCGGCGTCTGGGTGCGTCCCGGTGAGTGGCTGTATGCGGATGCCGACGGCATCGTGATCGGTGCCAAGCAGCTCTGA
- a CDS encoding glutamine--tRNA ligase/YqeY domain fusion protein, producing the protein MSNPHSNKESTAAEVVKPTNFLRNIIESDLDKGTYAQRHWGGNPGDAAHHQQGQVDPAKIRTRFPPEPNGYLHVGHAKSICLNFGLAKDFSGVCHLRFDDTNPEKEDQEYVDSIIDSVKWLGFDWKDPDGHENLYFASDYFDFMYRCAEYLIEQGVAYVDEQSAEDMKANRGDFGRPGVNSPFRDRTVAENLARFREMRDDKLPDGAAVLRAKIDMASPNINLRDPAIYRVRHAEHHNTGNKWCIYPMYTFAHPIEDALEHITHSICTLEFEDQRPFYDWLLDHLREGGLIAAPQPRQYEFSRLNLTYVITSKRKLKHLVDSGMMTGWDDPRMPTVVGLRRRGFTPESIRNFCERIGVTKDYAWIDYSTLEGCLREDLENKAHRAMVVLDPVKLELTNWAEVFGSADHVEQCVLPALPHAAEGEVVPERHFTLGREVWIEREDFAEVPPKGYKRLFPGNKVRLKGGYVIECTGAEKDADGNIVKVLATVVPDTKSGTPGADSVKVKAAITWVGVQDGIEAEVRLYDRLFTDPQPDAGGKDYLALMNADSLKVVKAYVEPSLTSAKADDKFQFERFGYFVADRKDHAAGKPVFNRITGLKDSWGK; encoded by the coding sequence ATGAGCAACCCTCACTCCAATAAAGAAAGCACCGCAGCCGAAGTCGTCAAACCGACCAACTTCCTGCGCAACATCATCGAGTCCGATCTGGACAAGGGCACGTATGCCCAGCGCCACTGGGGCGGCAACCCCGGCGACGCGGCGCATCACCAGCAGGGTCAGGTCGATCCCGCGAAGATCCGCACCCGCTTTCCGCCCGAACCCAACGGCTACCTGCATGTGGGTCACGCCAAGTCCATCTGCCTGAACTTCGGCCTCGCCAAGGACTTCAGCGGCGTCTGCCATCTGCGCTTTGACGACACCAATCCCGAAAAGGAAGATCAGGAATACGTCGACAGCATCATCGACTCGGTGAAGTGGCTGGGCTTTGACTGGAAGGACCCGGACGGTCACGAGAACCTGTACTTCGCAAGCGACTACTTCGACTTCATGTACCGCTGCGCGGAGTACCTGATCGAGCAAGGCGTTGCCTACGTCGATGAGCAGTCCGCCGAAGACATGAAGGCCAACCGTGGCGACTTTGGCCGCCCCGGCGTGAACAGCCCGTTCCGCGACCGCACTGTGGCCGAGAACCTCGCCCGCTTCCGCGAAATGCGTGATGACAAGCTGCCCGACGGTGCCGCCGTGCTGCGCGCCAAGATCGACATGGCATCGCCCAACATCAACCTGCGCGACCCGGCCATCTACCGCGTGCGCCACGCCGAGCACCACAACACCGGCAACAAGTGGTGCATCTACCCGATGTACACCTTCGCGCACCCGATCGAAGATGCGCTGGAGCACATCACGCATTCGATCTGCACGCTCGAATTCGAAGACCAGCGTCCGTTCTACGACTGGCTGCTCGATCACCTGCGCGAAGGCGGCCTGATCGCTGCGCCGCAGCCGCGCCAGTACGAGTTCTCGCGCCTGAACCTGACCTACGTGATCACCAGCAAGCGCAAGCTCAAGCATCTGGTGGACAGCGGCATGATGACCGGCTGGGACGACCCCCGCATGCCCACCGTGGTCGGCCTGCGCCGCCGTGGTTTCACACCCGAATCGATCCGCAACTTCTGCGAACGCATCGGCGTGACCAAGGACTACGCGTGGATCGACTACTCCACGCTCGAAGGCTGCCTGCGCGAAGACCTGGAAAACAAGGCCCATCGCGCGATGGTGGTGCTCGACCCGGTCAAGCTCGAGCTGACGAACTGGGCCGAAGTGTTCGGCTCGGCCGATCACGTCGAGCAATGCGTTCTGCCCGCCCTGCCCCATGCCGCCGAAGGCGAAGTCGTGCCCGAGCGCCACTTCACCCTGGGCCGCGAAGTGTGGATCGAACGCGAGGACTTTGCCGAAGTCCCGCCCAAGGGCTACAAGCGCCTGTTCCCCGGCAACAAGGTGCGCCTGAAGGGCGGCTACGTGATCGAATGCACCGGCGCTGAAAAAGACGCCGACGGCAACATCGTTAAGGTGCTGGCCACCGTCGTTCCCGACACCAAGAGCGGCACGCCCGGCGCGGACAGCGTCAAGGTCAAGGCGGCGATCACGTGGGTGGGCGTGCAAGATGGCATCGAAGCCGAAGTGCGCCTCTACGACCGCCTGTTCACCGATCCGCAACCCGACGCGGGCGGCAAGGACTATCTGGCGCTGATGAACGCCGACAGCCTCAAGGTGGTCAAGGCCTACGTCGAGCCATCGCTGACGTCCGCCAAGGCCGATGACAAGTTCCAGTTCGAACGCTTCGGCTACTTCGTCGCGGACCGCAAGGACCACGCGGCGGGCAAGCCGGTGTTCAACCGCATCACGGGCTTGAAGGACAGCTGGGGCAAGTAA
- a CDS encoding bacterioferritin-associated ferredoxin, whose amino-acid sequence MIVCVCRRVSDREIARHAHAGMSFDEIQFELGVATQCGRCEQCARDVVSQCCASGPVAALHNETAPKMIQLANSITESKAWNSSRQSQAV is encoded by the coding sequence ATGATCGTCTGTGTTTGCCGCCGAGTCTCCGACCGCGAAATCGCACGCCATGCGCACGCAGGCATGAGCTTCGACGAAATTCAATTCGAACTGGGAGTCGCCACCCAATGCGGCCGCTGCGAGCAGTGCGCCCGTGATGTGGTGTCCCAGTGTTGCGCGTCCGGCCCCGTGGCGGCCCTGCACAACGAGACTGCGCCGAAGATGATCCAGCTTGCCAACTCCATTACAGAGAGCAAAGCATGGAATTCATCTCGACAATCGCAGGCAGTTTGA
- the hemP gene encoding hemin uptake protein HemP encodes MSATFTASTGNAMLGSVNAAFAGQRESRRVASSASQTMSHVAENASVDSRNLLQGQKVVTIAHNGVLYRLQATKLGKLILTK; translated from the coding sequence ATGTCCGCCACATTCACCGCTTCCACAGGTAACGCCATGCTTGGCTCTGTCAACGCAGCTTTTGCTGGGCAGCGTGAATCGCGCCGTGTGGCCTCCAGCGCCTCGCAAACCATGAGCCATGTGGCCGAGAACGCATCGGTGGACAGCCGCAATCTGCTGCAAGGCCAGAAGGTTGTGACCATCGCCCACAACGGCGTGCTGTACCGTCTGCAGGCCACCAAGCTGGGCAAGCTGATTCTCACCAAATAA
- a CDS encoding biopolymer transporter ExbD, producing MAFGTQDESDEVMNEINMTPLVDVMLVLLIIFIITVPVIKHAVPVDLPRASNTEEVLKPETIRLSVTADGKFHWNELDITDEELEPRLAAEALKEPQPDLHIRGDKDVRYERVALAMSAAQRAGVKKIGFVTDPAK from the coding sequence ATGGCTTTTGGCACACAGGACGAATCCGATGAAGTGATGAACGAAATCAACATGACTCCGCTCGTGGACGTCATGCTGGTTCTGCTCATCATCTTCATCATCACCGTGCCGGTGATCAAACACGCTGTTCCGGTGGACCTGCCGCGAGCCTCCAACACGGAGGAAGTTCTCAAGCCGGAAACCATCCGCCTGTCGGTCACTGCCGATGGCAAATTCCACTGGAACGAGCTGGACATCACCGACGAAGAGCTGGAGCCCCGTCTGGCAGCGGAAGCCCTCAAGGAGCCGCAACCCGACCTGCATATCCGTGGCGACAAAGACGTGCGCTATGAGCGCGTGGCGCTGGCCATGTCGGCTGCGCAGCGCGCTGGCGTCAAGAAGATTGGTTTCGTGACCGATCCCGCCAAGTAA
- a CDS encoding SWIB/MDM2 domain-containing protein, with the protein MATASKSTDKAAPAKKRTPNAAFMKPLTPSPALAAVVGSAPLPRTEIISKLWTYIKAHNLQDAANKRMINADAKLKEVFGKPQVSMFEMAGLIGKHVK; encoded by the coding sequence ATGGCAACTGCATCCAAGTCCACCGACAAGGCAGCACCCGCTAAGAAGCGCACACCCAACGCGGCATTCATGAAGCCTCTGACTCCCAGCCCCGCTCTGGCTGCAGTCGTTGGCTCGGCTCCGCTGCCCCGTACGGAGATCATCAGCAAGCTGTGGACCTACATCAAGGCCCACAATCTGCAAGATGCTGCCAACAAGCGCATGATCAACGCCGACGCCAAGCTCAAGGAAGTGTTCGGCAAGCCACAAGTCTCGATGTTCGAGATGGCTGGCCTGATCGGCAAGCACGTCAAGTAA
- a CDS encoding energy transducer TonB translates to MSQIDQIDTTALSGRNTVVVGSVLALHVAALWAIQAGMGNHKPPEVITPVQLISEFITAAPPAAPTPPAPPVPKPPPPKPEPTPPKPAPTPPKPKAPLPAAIKDPAPSPNAPTGAVDPVPPAPPAPPAPPAPPAPAPSPAPAAPAAPAAPKIELPSSNAAYLNNPSPAFPAVSRRLGEQGKVTLRVLISAQGLPERVELAKSSGFERLDNAAIDTVKRWKFVPGKRNGVAEAMEYLVPVNFVLQQ, encoded by the coding sequence ATGTCCCAGATTGATCAAATAGACACCACAGCGCTTTCCGGTCGCAATACGGTGGTGGTCGGTTCCGTTTTGGCGCTTCACGTTGCTGCGCTGTGGGCCATTCAGGCGGGCATGGGCAACCATAAGCCGCCGGAAGTCATCACCCCAGTGCAACTGATCAGTGAGTTCATCACGGCTGCGCCGCCCGCTGCACCCACACCACCAGCGCCACCGGTTCCCAAGCCGCCACCACCCAAACCCGAGCCGACGCCTCCAAAGCCCGCGCCTACACCGCCCAAGCCCAAGGCACCCTTGCCCGCGGCGATCAAGGATCCAGCACCCTCGCCCAATGCGCCCACTGGCGCCGTGGACCCCGTGCCTCCTGCCCCACCGGCACCGCCCGCTCCTCCAGCGCCTCCGGCACCTGCTCCAAGCCCGGCTCCCGCCGCGCCAGCAGCTCCGGCCGCGCCCAAGATCGAGCTGCCTTCGAGCAATGCCGCCTATCTGAACAATCCATCGCCCGCCTTCCCTGCCGTCAGCCGACGTCTGGGCGAGCAAGGCAAGGTCACGCTGCGTGTGCTGATCAGTGCGCAAGGCCTGCCTGAGCGCGTGGAACTCGCCAAATCGAGCGGCTTCGAGCGTCTGGACAATGCCGCCATCGACACCGTCAAGCGCTGGAAATTCGTGCCGGGCAAACGCAATGGCGTTGCAGAGGCGATGGAATATCTGGTGCCCGTCAATTTCGTTCTTCAACAATAA
- a CDS encoding Bax inhibitor-1/YccA family protein, whose protein sequence is MNPEVTNWGSASQVLSQEERNKVLRNTYWLLALSMLPTVLGAWIGVSTGITQSLRGGVGLIVFLVGAFGFMYGIEKTKNSAAGVPMLLGFTFFMGLMLSRLIGMVLGFKNGSELVMTAFAGTAGVFFVMASLASVIKRDLSGMGKFLFVGVLVLFVGSIINVFVGSTAGMMAISVAAIAIFSAYMLYDLKQIMDGGETNYISATLALYLDIYNVFQSLLSLLGIFGGERD, encoded by the coding sequence ATGAATCCAGAAGTCACCAACTGGGGCTCCGCCTCCCAGGTGCTTTCGCAAGAAGAGCGCAACAAGGTGCTGCGCAACACCTATTGGCTGCTTGCGCTGAGCATGCTCCCAACGGTGCTGGGCGCCTGGATCGGCGTGTCCACCGGAATCACCCAATCGCTGCGCGGTGGCGTGGGCCTGATCGTGTTCCTCGTGGGCGCGTTCGGCTTCATGTACGGCATCGAGAAGACCAAGAACTCCGCTGCAGGGGTTCCCATGCTGCTGGGCTTCACGTTCTTCATGGGCCTGATGCTCTCGCGCCTGATCGGCATGGTGCTGGGCTTCAAGAACGGCTCCGAACTCGTCATGACCGCGTTTGCAGGCACTGCAGGCGTGTTCTTCGTGATGGCTTCGCTCGCCTCCGTGATCAAGCGTGATCTCTCGGGCATGGGCAAGTTCCTGTTCGTGGGCGTGCTGGTCCTGTTCGTGGGCTCGATCATCAACGTGTTCGTCGGCTCCACCGCCGGCATGATGGCCATCTCGGTCGCAGCCATCGCCATCTTCAGCGCCTACATGCTGTATGACCTCAAGCAGATCATGGACGGTGGCGAAACAAACTACATCAGCGCCACACTGGCGCTGTATCTGGACATCTACAACGTGTTCCAGAGCCTGCTGTCGCTGCTCGGCATCTTCGGCGGCGAGCGCGACTGA